DNA sequence from the Fusarium verticillioides 7600 chromosome 2, whole genome shotgun sequence genome:
TTGTCGATACTCTCCTCCAAGCTGTTCACTCCAGTTTGGTGCCATATGTCACTTCTTCGTTCAGCCAGCACGGCCTTCTCGCTATCACCAGTGTTTTCGGATCCATCATTGCGGGTGTTAGCAAgctcgccatcgccaagatcattgataTCCGCGGCCGAAACGAGGGGTTCCTGCTGATGATTCTGATAATTATCATCGGGATGATTATGAAAGCCTGCTGCAAGAATGTTGAGACTTATGCTGCTGGTCATACCTTCTACTGGGTTGGCCACGTTGGACTAAGCTACATCATCGATGTCGTTCTCTCAGATATGACTTCTCTCCGCAACCGTATGATCATGTTCGGCCTTTACATGAGCCCCCGACTTGCTTCCACTTTCGGTGGCCCAAAGATTGCCGAGTTGTTCTTCAAGCACTCGACCTATCGTTGGGCTTTCGGATCTTTTTGTatcattcttgtcttcttctctatccCCGTGTCTGCCATTTTCATGTACCATGaaatcaaggccaagaggcTTGGATACTTGACAGAGAAGAGTCAGCGCAGTATCTGGGACTCAACCAAGTACTACTTTGTCGAATTTGACATTGTTGGCATGATCCTCACCATCGCTGGCTTCTCTCTTATCCTGACCCCCCTCAACATTGCCACTCGTGCTCCCAACGGTTGGAAGACTGACTATATCATCGCAATGCTTGTCGTCGGCGTTGTTTGCCTTGCCGGGTTTGCTGCCTGGGAGAAGTGGTATGCTAAGGTGCCCTACGTGCCTttcaagttcctcaaagACCGAACCATCCTCGGTGCTTGCCTTCTAAGCGCTTTTCTCAATATGTCCATCTTTGCCTGGGACACTTATTACAACTCGTACCTACAGGTCGTCCATGgtctcagcatcgccacCGCTGGTTATACATTGAACGCATTTTCTGTGACCTCAACTATCCTGGCGCCCTTCATCGGACTGTAAGTTGCGCCAATGTGTCAACCAATATCATTCTGCTAACATGGCATACAGGTTCCTCCGTTGGTATGGAAGATACTACTGGCCTGCAGTCTTCGGTATTCCATGGTGTGTCCTTGGTACTGCACTTCTCATTCACTTCCGACAGCCTGGAAACGACATCGGTTACCTTGTCATGTGCCAGGTCTTCCATGGTGTGTGCGGTGGTATCTGGGCCATGACCGGGCCTCTGGCCATCATGACTCAGGTTACCCACCAGGAGATTGCCGTTGTGCTTGCACTTTACTCTATGTTCGGCTCCATCGGCCAGGCCATCGGTTTCGGCATCTCTGGTGCCCTGTGGACTAACGATCTACCCCGAGAGATGTACAAGGCTCTCCCCCAGGATGCCAAGAACCAAACCGCTGCCCTCTACGGTGACATGAAGCTGCAGATGGCCGACCCCATTGGCACTCCTATCCGAGATGCCGTTGTTCACGCATACGGAGTCGTACAGCGCGAGATGGTTATTGCCGGATGCGCTTTCTTGCCTTTGATCTGCATCTGTGTCATTGTCTGGCGTAACAAGCCCATCGACAGACAGCAGACCAAGGGTACTGTCTTTTAGATTGTGCTAGGAGCATCAAACAAGTTGAAGTTTGAGGCTTTACAGTCTCAGTGGGAGGACCTACAAACAAGAACTAAAAGTGATTCATTTAAGATACCATCTCTCGTTTACAAAATTTAGTTATGCCGTTTATTCCTTATCGTGATTCACTTGTCTATGAAGCTGTTTGTGAGACTACCAAAGCCCTTTTGGCCCAGGAAACATGAGATTTTCACAATGAGGAAGCCCACAAACGAAATTTGATCAATTATTGAATGACTCTAGGGAGTATTAACATCCCAGAATCCTTCCAGTCGATTATGAATCGGGTTCTCGGCGCTATTTTCTCAACAACCTGATATCGAAGTAAGCTAACGTTGTGCATCTGTAGCAAAGCAATTTACAAGCGTATGATATCGGCAAGTCTCAAATTCCTGCTTATGCATTGATTAGACAGATATCGACATTGATTCATGCCGATACACATATTATTCAGGATACCCGCATCAACACCTCACCTCGTGAGTTTGCCATCGCATCTGCCGTCCCTGTTTGCTACGCTCATAGGCTCACATGCCTTTTGTGCGACATCTAACTCAATAGCGCGACTGAGACAATTCTAGGATCATGCGTGGCTCTGGCCTCTTTTTGCTAATCTACAAAATTCTGGGAAACCTCTCTTCCTGATTCAGTCTGCAGTCACCCACGCTCACAGGATCGATGACTGCTTCAGCTTGTGGGACGCATTGCGTAAGATGCGAGAGATGCAGCAGGTTGAGAGTGCTAGTGGTTGTGATTGATTGGAGACCAGAGTCGAAGCGGCTTTACGCATCAAGACAACGGGTAGCCGCATGAGAATCACCGAGCGGAACTTCGAGTCTTGGAGATATATGGATAAACCGGCTGATATCTCGTCCGTCACAATCCCTAGCTTCATGTATTATTGTCCGAAATGGATGAcaggcatcatcatctgcgTTTACTATTGCGAGCACAGAAGGGACACAATGATTGCATCTGAAAATTTGCGGATATGCGGTACGATAGTCCGATGAATGTGTAAGAAGGCAGATTCAGAGCTACCTTCACAGCAAAGAGACATGGTGTTCTCGTCTCATGATGCATTGCATTACAACCCCTTCTCACTCATTCACTAAGCAATCAGTCTAAAGTGAGTGCGTATTATTCCAACCCGGCCATACACACTATCCAGAATAGAATACACATGCAGTAGCGTGCGTGAGCATCAGATTGTCCTCTGAGTGCTCGATTTCTAGATGAATCACCGACGATATAACTTCAACCCTAATCCCAGAGCATCCCAGTGTAACCAATGGCCATACTTTGCGGTCTGGCAATGAGCCAACGAGCCAACAAACAGAGTATGAAGCAGTCTGCTTTACCACTAGAGTCATAAGAGGTCATGCTTGAGTTTCATTAGGAgagtctgcatcatctgcaaTACAAGCGGATGAGAGGGCATCTCGTTCTCTCGGGCTATAAATGCTAGGAATTCTCCCCTTGGATATgatcaccaagaacttgttgaagacTTTAGTCTGCGCAGACAACACTTTCATCTTGAAGTTTTGAGATAACGCTTTGTCATCTGGAAAGACTCTTCACATACTCTGACATCAGTCTTCGCAGAATCTGCCTATCATCATGTCTGATCAATCAAAGAAGGCCAATCAGCCAAAGAAGGGCCCTagcaaaaaagaagaagccactCGGCCGGTGGATGGTGAGGCTTCTGGATCTGGGGGAAATTCATCTACGCAGAATCAATCAGCAAGCACTTACACACCGACCACATCCGGTGGAGAAGGAAATACTCAAGAAACACCAAAGACGCCGGAGCGCGTAAAAGCTTGGATGCATGAGAAGGAGGATAGTTGGGATCACTTGAGTCGCCGGGGAGGAAACAATTACAATGTTGGCGCGTCTTCGTCGGAGACAGTATACCCCCCCGAGCTAGATCTCTcatccgatgaagagaacgagaatCAGCCTGACGACAAAGACGAATCCAAGGGGAACGGCAAAGGCACAAACGTCTAGGGATGACCTACACAAAGGCCGCAAACTATGCAAAAGGCCCGATGGAGCCAGGTTGGAGAACACGATCAACTGAAGCTGAGGCCTTTGGTAGTGACTATTAGCGTCTCATGGTGCCATATTTTACTCTGGGTCAAATGtcagaggaagatggagacgTTTGAGATAGGGATTGAATGTTGAGGATATCAGAATGTGGACCAAGATATTAATCCGAGACAATTGTTTTACATTATTCATCCACTTTGATATGTTACAGGTTAGAGACCCTCATTCGACAGGGAGGAACTGTCACGTAAAATTCCAGACTCTTGACACGCTAGATGAACGTGTTGAGCAGTTTGTTATGTTTCTAGATGCTCTGATGGAAGCAATAATAAGCTAGTAACCACATGACTTGAGTGAAACTATAGGTAAATGCACGTCATGGAATGGTTCATTGTAAGTCGGGAATGGTCCGGAATAGCGATTTTAGGTTTAGATATGACattaatatttattttaGAGCGATAAACCTGACAGaatgatcaagtcaagcgGTCAGCTAAAACACAATATGCTCAACATGAATGGCATGCCCAGAAATGAGGTTCCAAGATACCTCAGTCTAGGCAATATCTTAGCAATAGCTTAGTGTGGTGTGCATGATgaactcaatcaatcaatgtGACGGGTAAAATACGGCGCAGCTAATCGAAGGCTTGAGGAAGCTAATTCTGACAGCGATAACATGGCTTGACTGTCAAGCACTGACTGCAAATGAATGCTAGAGTGCTAGAGGCAGAGCTGACAGTTGATCTGTGTGCTATAGATTACTGGTAGTAAAGTCGTCGTCATGGCTGTCGATATTACACGCATTAAACCCGCCAAGCGTGGATGGATATCTCACCAAatcgaggctgctgaggatggaggaggaaattTCTCGTATTTGAGCGCATTTAAAGTTGTATTACTGTATTCGTATCGGGGGATACCACATCgtcgaagatggtgtcgagGTAAATAATAAGGGACAGTATCCGTAAAAGTAAATCACATACCAAAGTCTCAAAGTTGCAAAAGGCAAGATACAGGtgagtcttgttcttggcaggGGATAACACTCTAGAACACAATTTACCTGCCGTTTTCTGACAAAATCTCTATCATGAGGTTTCTCTGTTGGGCAACATGAGAACAAGAGGCGCACGCATCGGAAATTGCAATGACGGAGAAACCCAGAATCCAACCAATCACCTGAAGGGTAACAGTGGAGAAGCACTATTTCAGGCACGCAACTCCGGCTGAATGGCCTGGGCTGGCTAGGCTGGGCACGATTTCGGCTCTTTTTTACCGTAGTCTCCCACTGAAAGAAAGTCAATCAGACTGGAGACCTCAGGTTTAGCTGACAAAAAGATCTAGCCCAAGTTTAGGTGCAtcattgatgagtttattttcGCATCCTGTGACAAGCTCAGCTGTTGAGGCCTCTGCCGCTATGGGCAGTACTTCATAATACAACCAGAAATGGTTAGATTGTGCCTGTCTACCTAACAATACACGAGATGACGAGAGGCCTGCAAGACGGTAACGGTAATGTCGTTGTACGAGGTGGCACAGCTATACAGTTCAGCATCACGGATAATACGGACCATGATAATGGATGATACGGACTGTGGGCTCTCATCAATGTTATGCTGAAACTGAGACGCTCTCAGACGTTTTCTGTTCTACTGTAAGGGACAAGGCCAAGTAAACAAAACGAGACGAAAacaccagaaacaaaaagGGGCAGActtgtatgtatgtacctgACTATGCAATGCAAGATGGCATTTCTGGTGAGAATGATCTTCTCCGCATGATGCATCCAAGTGCAGCTTCAGTTGCCGATAATAACTGCAGAAACTCTCTTTCTTGTTGCCTTTGGACAAGCCCAATGCGCCAAGCCCAGGCCACTGGATTCGACCGCGTGATACAACCATACCTGAACCAAGATACATGGGGACCATGTACCGACACCATATGTAGATGGCTTCCGGTCTTCCCGTAGATACCTGGGCCTCAAGTCCCTTGGCTGCTGGCACCATCTTTTTTTGTTCTCGTACCGACCTATAGGTTGGGGCTGGGCGGCTGCTACCATCCAGTGAAAGTGCCCAGAGTTGACTTACGCGGCAAGTTTATGTTTTTATTCCAAGTAtttccctccctccctccctccctccctccctccctccctccctctaGATTTCTCCAGATTTCTTTAGTGGATGAGTGAATGCTTTTTGGTGACATTCATTTTAACTGTGCATTCCCCTCCAAATGCTATCATCGGGTCATCTCCTCACAATTCCAATCCATTTCCGAGTTTGGCAAGACCGTCGCATCTAaaagagacgagacaagaccCCCTTCCCTTGCACCCGCTGCcagaaagaaaggaaaaagaacaCCAACCAAAACATCCCTGGCCCTGGTCTTGTCCCGCTACAAAGTCGCCCGACTCTGCCGCTTATTCTTGCAGTGAGATAGTGGCCCAGTTTTTCCCCGGCTGCAGGCTGTTGTCCACTGTGACTTCCATTGCTCCCACCcactctttttttctctgcCCGggctctcttcctcctcgtctcttcCCAGCCATTTATCTCCATCAAACATCGATTATCTATCGATCAGCAAGTGAAATCGATCCTTCTCTCGACCAACTACCGAATCCTCCTGGGTCTTCTGATCTCATTGTTCTCCTTCAGACGGAAAACAACACAAAGAAGAGAGGTTGGGCTTGGCTTCGGTCAGACTTTGTTTATTCCCCTCTACTCAAAGCGGTTTGGTGACGACACGACTCTTTCAATAGCGTATTGCACAAACGCAAGCCAGCCTTGGCTAAAGACAGGCGACAGACAGACACGGCATTTCCTTTCCAGGTCGCTTCCACGctgtacatacctacctCCCCAagccttgtcttgtcttgcctcCCTCACATACACAGACACACACAGacacacacatacatacaaaGGACACCTCCCGCCCCCCCCGGTTCCACTGAACACAACCTTAATCCTCGTCTCTCGTTactgtctgtgtctgtatCGTATCTTTTCCTCCTACGATCCCGTCGCTCGTTTTCTCCCTTCGACACcgatctcgacctcgaccaCGACCACGACTTGGACTATCGAACTCTCCCAACTGGGCTTAACTGACCCTTAATCTTCGTCAAAATGGGTGCGTCATCCTTCGGCTTCAATCCAGGTCGATTTCGCAAATCCCCTCATACTAACCTTGACTCAACCTGAACAGCCCAACAAGGAGCTGAAGCCCccgtcaccaccatcgtTCCCTTCAACAACCAGAAGGTCCTTCCCGCTTGCGCCGCCGCTTGCGGTCCCCTCTACGATGCCAACGGCGCCTGTGTTCCTCCTCAAGTAGCCGCTGATGCTGGCCCAGCCGCTTACACACAATGTTTCTGTCTGGATCAACGAGTCGCTGCTTTCTCGACCGCCACTACGGGTGTCTGCGATGACGCATGTACTGCAGATCCCAAGGGCCTTTCATCCATCGCTGGCTGGTTTCGAAGCATGTGTAGCGTCTCCACAGCTCAAAATGGAGGAACAACCAAGAAAACTGGAACTGGCGGCTCTACGACTTTGACAGGTGACAatgcttcatcaacatctggtAGCAAGCTATCTAACaatggaggtggtggtgattgGTATGTTGGCGATTTACTTCCCATGCCTTCAATTGTTCTAACTGTATCAGGATCTCCAACCATTGGCAATGGGTTATCATGattgttgttctcgttgtCGGTATCGCAGCCATTTGGATCGGCGCCTGCATCTGGCGTCGTCGTTACCTGCGCAAGAAGGATCGTCAGACTCACCTCGGCCAAAAGCACTCTGGATCTGCATCTCGACCATCGTGGGGTCCCGGCATGGAAGCCTCAGAGTCCGGAGGTCTTCCCTACGACGATGAATCGAACCGAAACTCTCACGGCCTCATGCTACCGGGTGCTGCCGCCGGTGCTCCcgtggaggagaagcccaaggagaagaagcgatgGATCGTCCGCGACCGAACATGATACCTACTTCGTGCTCGACTTTGTTAACGCCAGTTCCGATCTCATAACGACTCTCCTTGTCTTGTCCGAGTTAAAAAGCACTTCGACATTCTGTTCGCCTTACGATATAAACCGTGCATTTATTCATTTAAACGGCCTTACTCTATTCGATACCATCGAAAACATATGACTTTTAGTTGGTGAGGGGGGCTACATCAGCActtgaaagaggaggaaacgaATGCATTTGGTAATGACCATAGGAACATGCAGACACTTGATTATTCAAGCATGGTTGAAAGATGCcgtctgcatcatctttTGTGGTCCAATGCTCCCGCGTTTGTTAGTAGCAGTCGTGCTGTGCCCCCTGTGGCGTTCTCGTTCATATTTTAGGTGTATCCTGGCGttgggaggaagaggagggttGGCGTATCCTCCTGATttgttgtttctgtttcCGTTTTTGTGGTGGCTGTTACCACGGAGCGAGTCTCGCCTCCATTCCCAGCATGCAAGTGGAATGTGACGTTGGCTCTACCACGAGGCGAGGAAGGGAAAAAACGAAGCTGTTCTATTTGTTTTATTTAGACCAGAACAGACATACTCTCTGGTTAGTTATTTGGTCATCTTTATTACCTACAGCTTCCTCGGCATGGGAAGAGGTTTGGAGTCTATCCTTGATACAGCATTTACAATTCAACCACCCGCGAAATCTTCTACTCGCAGTTACCAGTTCTTCTTAGTGCGATACGTTCCCCTCAACTTGGTGCAATGTTGATCTACTCATGACTCATAATGCTAAGGTCTTCCCAGCAACGCCTCAATGTCAACAAATCGGAGAGCCTAATATGGACAATTTCAttttggcttttggctcAACAATGTTAATGCTACAACGCTTAAAGATGCTTGTTATTAACCTAATCAGGAGAATGCTATAGTAGTAGTTAATGCGTGGTATTGTATGCTTGATTCAAGCCCATGCCCAATCCTCAGGTCCCATCATCGCTCCCTTCTCTTAAAATGGCTCTATGTCTTGTTCTGTTCCTCAGTAGCGTCCATGTATAAGTCGATCAGGCATCCTGCCGACCAAGCCTGTGTGGGACTCTATATAGGGATTAATATACGATCAAAGTGTTCACATACTCAGAAAATCGACTTACAGAGTCAGCGCAGTATTCGCCGTTCTTTTGCGTCAGCTCTTGGAGGCCAGCCCAGGGGCTCTCCTGGATCATCTTCTTACACCCACTCAATCTTCGGGTAACCTGCTGGAACGCCTCGGTGCGACCCTCAGGTGTTGTTCGTCTCTTGAGATCAAACTTGAGAAGGGCTCGGAGGAAGAAGCCAGTAGGCCAGATCCACTCGGGTCCCTGGTGGTAGTTACGGCCCTTGCTTGTAGCAAAATCGTCACTATCTTCACTATTGACGTAGTAAGGGCGGTAGTTCAGATCCGCAGGGTCCAGAGTCGCCATTCCTTGAGGTCCTCGAAGGGCCTCATCGGCAACACACAGCGCATGCATGGCATGGTCCGGGTCGAACAAAGCGGGTGCAGTAGTCATGGCAATTGCAAAGTTAGGACGCAGCTGGTAGTCCTCATACTCCTTGCCAGACTTGTAGAGATCCTTGTAAATCCCTCGGCGGTTCGCAATTGGCGTATTGACGTCGTACTTGGAATCTTCCTCGGGAGATATGGGGACATAGTAGCAGCGCTCGAAGTTGGCCCTAAGTAGACCAGCCCAGTCAGCCAAGGAGATAGAGCCACCCTCAGATTTGTCCACGCCTGCATAGGCATATTTTCCCTCCTTATGAAGCCCAGCGAGCCAATCGAGAGTGCTGTACAGCATGCCAGTAATCTCGATAGCAGCACCGTCACGAGGAGTTCCAGGGATTCCCTTGGATCCTGCGCGTTCACTCTCACCCATCTTGTCCATCCATGTGCCACAGTTGAACTGGTTACCGCCAAAGATGATACCGTTGCTCCaatcaaccttgatctcctgGTTGAAACCCTCATCCTTCATTTGGGAATCAATTTGGGGACCGGCATTAGCTTCCCTGTATTTCATGCCGGAAGCATGTCTTTGGAGTGCTTCTTGGATAATCTCCTCAATAGTACTCTCTTTGGAGTATGCCCTCCCATCGTCGGTGGGGAACCATGTGTCATCGTAAGGCAGGAAACGAcgcttgaccttggccttgaggatatcaagTCCCTCTGGGGCAAAACGTGTATAATCCTGGATGCACTGAAGGAAGAACCAGATGGAGTCTCGAGAGTTGTATCTGGGAGCATCGccactgctgagaagattAGGGATCATGCCATGTTTCAATACACTGGCAAATGCAAGTATATGTTCTCTGGCGTCATCAAAACGGCCAGTACCAATAAGAAGTCCACGAAGAGCGATGAACACGTCTCGGCCCCAGCATCGGGCCCATTCAACAGCGAAGTGAGGAAGACCAGCAGCCAGAGAGGGAACCAACTTGAATGGCCACAATGATGCTGACTTGACATATCCAACTTGCTGGACACTGACCATGGCCAAGCTTTGCAAAAACCATTGACCATCCCGGACGCTGGAGTTCATGAGCTCGAGAGATCTGTCCCAGCTTGCCATGTAAGCAGTACGCAGGACAAGACCAAAGTAACGAGGTAGCAGGAAACTAGGGATCTTTCGAATGGCATCGAAACGCTCCTCTAGCCATCTCAAGGGTTGGGCAAGTGTCTCATTACCAGGAGTGGCACTGATTCGCTGCAGTCTCGCAATAATATAGTCCAGAGCCCATTCACCATCACGCAAGTTCTGGCACAGTGGGTGGGCCAGGTTGTTGTCCTTAATGATGTTTTTGAGAAGACTCCACCATCCTTGGAGACCAGCATAGACAAGCTTTCCATGTCCAGGAATATCGTAGACACCGTCTCGGCCGTCGCTTTCGGCCctctcttcagcttcacaTCGATAcatcaagaagttgaggtcTGTCAGACTGAGCTCATTCCATGCAGCCTTGGACCCTGAAGTGACATAGTTGTCCAAGCCAGACGaatgctcagcagcagggaTCCAGGTCTCGAACAAGGCGATACTTCCAGGAGGGAACTTGTCGCGCACAGTGATGGTAGTGTCGTCGCCATTGATTTCCATGCGGATGCCGGGTACGTCCTTCACTCGGCTAGGCAAGCCGCGCAGGAACTTCTTGTCCCCGAGCACTTGCTGCGTTGCCTCTTCACCGGCGTCAACCTCAAGCATCCAACTGCCGAGGTGTCGAGCTTTGGTTCCAGTGAGATGAACAGGGCTAAAATCACCGTTGCCATTGCCGTAGCCTGGGAAAGCTGTATGTGCAATGAGGAAGTAACCCTTGCGAGATTCGGGGTGCACTCGGTGAACAGTAATGTACTGGTCCTCGTGATGGATGTGAGTCTCGTCGTATCCATCCTTGCCCATCAAAGTGTGTATCTGGTTAAGCAGCTTTTTGACGCCGCCAATTCCCTCCTCGCCGCCCCCAATCTTAATAGGCTTCGTTCCAGACGAGGCAGATGTGTAGAGCCGGGTCTCGTTGACGAGGTCGACAAGCTTTGGATAGATTTCATCGTATCCCATAACACTACCAGTAGCGCTGGAGCACATGCATACAAGAGCAGCGTTGGGAAGAGTATCGCGGGCATCGCGCTTCTGTGCCGGTGTCTCGTTGTCATGAGTGCAGTCCATGAATAGAGCATGAACTGGGCTTGGCTTAATCATGCGAATGATCTCTCTTGAATGCGATACATGCCCGTTCGTCTCGCCGTTCTTGAGCCTAGCCGGGCTACTCGATGGGGTGCGAACATCTGACTTGGAAACTTCATCGACCTCAAAGCTTCCAATGGGTCGACCTCCGTGTCTGTGAACCAGTCGGCTAAGCTCACCCGTGCTCCATGCCTGCATGGCTTCACGAATAAGGGAGCTGAGACCAAGACGCTTCACAAAAACGTAGTCCATCTCTTCAGAGCCCGTGAACAATTCGGCCACAACATACAAGTCAGGTCGCACCCGGCGAGCCTCGTCAAGAATGTGCTCAGCCACATGAATGGGAGTTGAGTGGCAGTTATCGATACGGAGACCGGCAAAGTATTTGGCCAGTGTGCGAGCATACTTGGTCATATGCTCCCACAGCCAAGGGTTGTCTTCGGGGCCTGAGCCGTATCGTAACTTGACACAGTCACCCCAGACAATCACCTCTCGGCGAAGGTACACCCTGGATTCAGGGCCAGCGTTGTCGACCAGCGCATTACCGCCCCAAACCCATCCATTGTTGACTAAAGCCATCTCTTcgggcttgagcttggatgtTGTCTCATTCTTGGGGAGTCGGGTGAAGTAAGGCTCAATCAGGGGGttctccttgttgatctcgccaagcttgGGACCGTGGTCATCAAGTCGAACATACTTGATCCTGTTGAAAATCTGCTGAAGAATGTCATCCACTTCAGCATCATACTCTTTGTAGTAGTCTACATTGAGGATCTCCAAGATTTCGACAATCTTGGCCCTGGCTGCTTTCTCATCGGAAGAACCCACGGACGAAGCCAAAAAGCTGGCAGCTACGTCAGGCTTGACACGCCTTCGAAACCGCTCACCCATCCGGTCGGTGCCTGTTAAACCGAACTCTCTGAAGAACTCGACTTGGTCCTTGATTGATGCAGATTTGGCgctctccaacttcttctcgaaatCTGAAGCGTCCTCAGAGGTGTATTTCTTTCCTTGGGAGAAGGCTTGAACTGCCTCGTCGGCATCTCGGTCCACATCAACCGCATAGTATTCCCATAGCCTGATTTTGGCAAGGACCTCGGTCTTGATCGCATTCATAATGAGTAGCAAATCATCAGTAGACTTGACAACAGTGGGTAGTCCCAATTTTGCCAGGTTGTCGCTCAACTCCAAGAGACTTGTGTCTAGTTGATAAGCGGACTCGAGCCAGGGCGCTGTAATCAAATTGTAGCCTGCTTCGGGATGTTCCTCGAGCCATTTCGTGTTGTTTGCGGTGTGGTTTAGCACAATGTCAGTTAAACTCAACAAAGAGTGGTTGCGTTCTAGGCTGTCCACCATCTTCTGcacatcctcctctcctgCTGGAAAGCAAGCAGGGTCCCAGCCAAGCTGGTCATACAAACTGTATGGGGAGTTGGACACTCCGCGAACCTGGAGAGGAGTAAAATGGATCATGTTGTAGCCGCGATCGCTAATACCGTGAAGGTGACGCTCCCAGTCATTGGGGTATTTACCCATGAACTTGCTAATGACGGAGAAGATTGACAAGGCAGGCAACGGCAATGGCCGGCCGTCAAGTTTAAGTCTAGGCGCAACATCGATATAGTACAGGGGAgtcttcttgaggttctcctTCTGTTCAGAGCTGTTTTCTagctccttcttgaggtCAGGTAGCTCAGCGTAGGTAGTGTAGAAGGCATAGGCACCAGGTTGATAAATGGGAATGGAGATT
Encoded proteins:
- a CDS encoding hypothetical protein (At least one base has a quality score < 10), coding for MGKYPNDWERHLHGISDRGYNMIHFTPLQVRGVSNSPYSLYDQLGWDPACFPAGEEDVQKMVDSLERNHSLLSLTDIVLNHTANNTKWLEEHPEAGYNLITAPWLESAYQLDTSLLELSDNLAKLGLPTVVKSTDDLLLIMNAIKTEVLAKIRLWEYYAVDVDRDADEAVQAFSQGKKYTSEDASDFEKKLESAKSASIKDQVEFFREFGLTGTDRMGERFRRRVKPDVAASFLASSVGSSDEKAARAKIVEILEILNVDYYKEYDAEVDDILQQIFNRIKYVRLDDHGPKLGEINKENPLIEPYFTRLPKNETTSKLKPEEMALVNNGWVWGGNALVDNAGPESRVYLRREVIVWGDCVKLRYGSGPEDNPWLWEHMTKYARTLAKYFAGLRIDNCHSTPIHVAEHILDEARRVRPDLYVVAELFTGSEEMDYVFVKRLGLSSLIREAMQAWSTGELSRLVHRHGGRPIGSFEVDEVSKSDVRTPSSSPARLKNGETNGHVSHSREIIRMIKPSPVHALFMDCTHDNETPAQKRDARDTLPNAALVCMCSSATGSVMGYDEIYPKLVDLVNETRLYTSASSGTKPIKIGGGEEGIGGVKKLLNQIHTLMGKDGYDETHIHHEDQYITVHRVHPESRKGYFLIAHTAFPGYGNGNGDFSPVHLTGTKARHLGSWMLEVDAGEEATQQVLGDKKFLRGLPSRVKDVPGIRMEINGDDTTITVRDKFPPGSIALFETWIPAAEHSSGLDNYVTSGSKAAWNELSLTDLNFLMYRCEAEERAESDGRDGVYDIPGHGKLVYAGLQGWWSLLKNIIKDNNLAHPLCQNLRDGEWALDYIIARLQRISATPGNETLAQPLRWLEERFDAIRKIPSFLLPRYFGLVLRTAYMASWDRSLELMNSSVRDGQWFLQSLAMVSVQQVGYVKSASLWPFKLVPSLAAGLPHFAVEWARCWGRDVFIALRGLLIGTGRFDDAREHILAFASVLKHGMIPNLLSSGDAPRYNSRDSIWFFLQCIQDYTRFAPEGLDILKAKVKRRFLPYDDTWFPTDDGRAYSKESTIEEIIQEALQRHASGMKYREANAGPQIDSQMKDEGFNQEIKVDWSNGIIFGGNQFNCGTWMDKMGESERAGSKGIPGTPRDGAAIEITGMLYSTLDWLAGLHKEGKYAYAGVDKSEGGSISLADWAGLLRANFERCYYVPISPEEDSKYDVNTPIANRRGIYKDLYKSGKEYEDYQLRPNFAIAMTTAPALFDPDHAMHALCVADEALRGPQGMATLDPADLNYRPYYVNSEDSDDFATSKGRNYHQGPEWIWPTGFFLRALLKFDLKRRTTPEGRTEAFQQVTRRLSGCKKMIQESPWAGLQELTQKNGEYCADSSPTQAWSAGCLIDLYMDATEEQNKT